The Triticum aestivum cultivar Chinese Spring chromosome 3A, IWGSC CS RefSeq v2.1, whole genome shotgun sequence genome includes a region encoding these proteins:
- the LOC123059192 gene encoding uclacyanin-3-like, translated as MAAAAASLVIRLSALAVVLVVLCPTASAVPLGKRYRVGGPEGWRVPPPQDKEMFYVKWAAPITFFVEDSIEFVYKNDSVIKVSKAGYYHCNETAGIGTGAVPRDGSTLFLLDAPGFAYFASADLGHCNAGERLVINVRAASPPAPASASSPAQAPTAPSSSRPPSSSPFSPAPGPAPSMEYSSAAGGPFVASLARAMAQAVTLVLACFI; from the exons atggcggcggcggcggcgtctctgGTGATCCGTCTCTCGGCGCTCGCCGTCGTGCTCGTCGTCCTCTGCCCGACGGCGTCCGCGGTGCCGCTGGGGAAGCGGTACAGGGTCGGCGGCCCTGAAGGGTGGCGCGTGCCCCCGCCGCAGGACAAGGAGATGTTCTACGTCAAGTGGGCGGCCCCCATAACCTTCTTCGTCGAGGACTCTATCG AGTTCGTGTACAAGAACGACTCGGTGATCAAGGTGAGCAAGGCCGGATACTATCACTGCAACGAGACGGCGGGCATCGGCACCGGCGCCGTGCCGAGGGACGGCAGCACGCTCTTCCTCCTCGACGCGCCAGGCTTCGCCTACTTCGCCAGCGCCGACCTCGGACACTGCAACGCCGGCGAGAGGCTGGTAATTAACGTCCGCGCTgcctccccgccggcgccggcATCAGCATCATCGCCGGCACAGGCCCCCACGGCACCGTCGTCTTCACGACCGCCGTCGTCATCGCCGTTCTCTCCGGCGCCAGGTCCGGCCCCGTCGATGGAGTATTCATCCGCCGCGGGTGGGCCATTCGTGGCGTCCCTCGCTCGCGCCATGGCACAAGCTGTGACATTGGTCCTGGCCTGCTTTATCTGA